In Eucalyptus grandis isolate ANBG69807.140 chromosome 4, ASM1654582v1, whole genome shotgun sequence, the following proteins share a genomic window:
- the LOC104440636 gene encoding LOW QUALITY PROTEIN: AP2/ERF and B3 domain-containing transcription repressor TEM1-like (The sequence of the model RefSeq protein was modified relative to this genomic sequence to represent the inferred CDS: inserted 1 base in 1 codon), which translates to MDGNIICIDELSSTSDSNVTPLPSKSWQPPTPPQSLCRLGSGTSVTLDCEGGIKAESRKLNPSKYKGVVPQPNGRWGAQIYEKHQRVWIGTFSEEDEAAMAYDIAAKRFRGQEAVTNFNQRSNTEDCDLEAAFLISHSKAEIVDMLRKHVYYEELEQCKRRYVNANGDGKRMSMMEALGDPSGPGRAAAACHLLFQKEVTRSDVGKLNRFVIPKQHAEKHFPLHNRSSPTTPKGTLLNFIDGGGKVWRFRYLYWNSSHSYVLTXGWSRFVKEKSLRAGDIISFHQSAGPEKQFHINYMRRSGLSQARPVHPVQKVRLFGVDIFQVSGTGGGVNCGGR; encoded by the exons ATGGATGGTAACATCATCTGCATAGACGAGCTCAGCTCAACAAGCGACTCCAATGTTACTCCACTGCCGTCGAAATCATGGCAGCCACCGACGCCGCCACAGAGCCTCTGCCGTCTTGGCAGTGGCACAAGCGTGACATTGGACTGCGAAGGCGGCATCAAGGCTGAGTCAAGGAAGCTGAACCCATCCAAGTACAAGGGCGTCGTCCCTCAGCCGAACGGCCGCTGGGGCGCGCAAATCTACGAGAAGCACCAGAGGGTGTGGATCGGCACCTTTAGTGAGGAGGATGAGGCCGCCATGGCCTACGACATTGCCGCGAAGCGCTTCCGTGGCCAAGAGGCCGTCACCAACTTCAACCAGAGGTCTAACACTGAAGATTGCGATCTTGAAGCCGCTTTCCTGATTTCTCATTCCAAGGCGGAGATCGTTGACATGCTTCGGAAGCACGTGTACTATGAGGAGCTCGAGCAGTGCAAGAGAAGGTACGTCAACGCAAATGGCGATGGCAAAAGGATGAGTATGATGGAAGCCCTAGGAGATCCATCTGGGCCGGGTCGGGCCGCAGCGGCTTGTCATCTCCTTTTCCAGAAGGAGGTCACGCGGAGTGACGTAGGGAAGCTGAATCGATTCGTGATTCCAAAGCAACACGCAGAGAAGCACTTCCCCCTGCACAACCGCTCGAGCCCTACGACTCCGAAGGGCACTTTGCTGAATTTCATAGACGGTGGAGGCAAAGTGTGGAGATTTAGGTACTTGTATTGGAATAGCAGCCACAGCTACGTTCTGA CGGGTTGGAGCCGGTTTGTGAAGGAGAAGAGCTTGAGGGCAGGAGACATCATCAGCTTCCACCAGTCGGCCGGGCCAGAGAAGCAGTTTCATATCAATTACATGAGGAGGAGCGGCCTCAGTCAGGCCAGGCCAGTCCATCCGGTCCAGAAGGTGAGGTTGTTTGGGGTCGACATCTTCCAAGTGTCGGGGACAGGCGGTGGCGTCAACTGTGGTGGTCGTTGA